TGCATGATTACATCTGGTGCGATCGCACCCAGCTGCTCAGAGTCAGCTTCACCTCCGTCTTCATCTGGTTCCTGCATCTGCTGCAGATCTGGTTCTTCATCCTGGCCCTGAAAGCCTGGACCCCATTCCTCACTAACTTGGCCCTCTCCCCCCTGGCGATTCTGGCCGGGCTGCTGCCCCTCACCTTTGCCGGGGTCGGCACCCGCGACGCCGCCCTAGTCTTTCTCTACAGTTCCTACTTCGACGAGGCCACCGGGGCGGCCCTGGGGCTGTTGTGCACTTCTCGCTACTTTCTACCTGCCATCGGCGGCCTGCCCTTCCTGAGCCAATATATGACTGCGGTCAACGCTTTCCGCAAGGGACCCCCTCGCCTCAACCTGGGCCAGCGCCGCTGATGATGAAAGCTAGTCCAAAGGCCGCCCAGTAATAGGGCCGACTACTTTAGCTACCCACAATCAAATTGTGTCAGTTAACCAGCCTAACTACTCTTCCAACTCGCTGGGGTCGATGCCGAGTTGCCGCAATTTTTCCATAGCCCGATTTAACTTGCGCTGGGTCTGGTTACGCTCTTGGTATAGCTCCTCAGGGTCTTTAAATCGCTCTCCATGGGGATAGAACAACGCCAGTCCATCCTCAAACATGTCAAATTTCACACCTAGGGTCGGGGAGGTCCAGGGCAGGTTGAGGCAAGTTAGCAGTACAGGCCGATCATCTGGAGCCTGTCGCGTTAGTCCCCAAAACTCGAGATTATCGGGATCATAGAAGACCATTTCCAGCACCCCATACCGGTCGTAAAACGCTTGCTTCTGAGAAATTTCAGTGGCCGTATTACTGGGAGAGATGATCTCAAAGACCACCTGGGGCGGAATGTTGTCCTCTTCCCACTGCTTGTAGCTACCACGATCGCCATCTGGCCGACCCAGCACCACCATGGCATCGGGGGCCTGGGAGGGAACGGGGGGAGCCTCCACCTGAACCGGATACCAGAGCAGATCCCCTGCGACAAAAGCCGTTTGGTCTTGCAAGAGGTTGCTCAGATTGCTGACCAAACGCACGATCCAACGGTACTGCTTCGTGTTATCAGCCATAGGCTGACCATCGGAGTCGGGGTAGAGATCCGTGGTTACCGTTGCTTGGGTCATGGTCGGATGGCCCCATCATCATACTGCTGGCTAATGCTGGCCCTCATGGGTAACCCCTATTTTGGCAGCCTATCTCAATTCTGGCATTGAAGTCATAGGATAGGATTCTCTAGGCCGATGCTTGGAGCTGATTTTTGGGGAATCCGACATGTGGCCAGTCAAACATGGACAGCGTCACGCCACTGAAATCGAACGGTGGATATACGCCAATCTGCTGGCTAAACTCTTTGAACGGGTTGGACAGAGCCTGTATAAGTTCAGGGTAGTCAGATATAGGGGATAGTAGACCCTACTGAGACATTGAGTTTATGCGACCCCTATTCTCTGGCCTCCTGTTAACTGGATTGACCCTGTCAGCCCTATCGATGCTGCCCCCGCGGGCTCCTGGGGGAGATTTGACCGGCTCTGTTTCTGTGGCTCCGGCCCAGGCTCAGACCCGCGAAGATGAGCTTTACTATACCTTCTATGGTCAGCGCGTCCCCCTCACCTTGCGGCAAGATCAGATCGCCGTGGCTCTGAAATCTCAACCCAGTGGGGCCCGGGGAGGACCTTCGCCCTTTCAACAGCTGCAGCACAACTTGCTGGGTCGG
This portion of the Halomicronema hongdechloris C2206 genome encodes:
- a CDS encoding Uma2 family endonuclease, with product MTQATVTTDLYPDSDGQPMADNTKQYRWIVRLVSNLSNLLQDQTAFVAGDLLWYPVQVEAPPVPSQAPDAMVVLGRPDGDRGSYKQWEEDNIPPQVVFEIISPSNTATEISQKQAFYDRYGVLEMVFYDPDNLEFWGLTRQAPDDRPVLLTCLNLPWTSPTLGVKFDMFEDGLALFYPHGERFKDPEELYQERNQTQRKLNRAMEKLRQLGIDPSELEE